TGCCATCACCGGGTTTGGGGTAGAGGAAGGAGATGGTGTCAGTGTAGGCTGTGGTCTGCTCTTCTACCTGTGTGCGGATGGAACGGCCGGTGTAGGTATTGTCCAGAATGACATAGATGGTGTCTGTATCCGGGTTGATCGCCCGGATCACGTCCACTGTATCCCGTATCGGCATGATTTCAACGGTGCCAATATACAATGCGGTTTTCTCTCCTGCCTGTACAAGGTTCGATGCATTATTCACCCCGGTGAAGACGACCGGAACACCGGGGAAGAGCCGGTTGCCGTATGTGTCCATGAAAAAGAGGGCGGGGTCGTCAGAGATGATGATAGCGTCGGGATTTGTACTTTCATATTTATGAGCAAAAGTCTGGTACAGGTTTTCAAAATGCTCTGTGTCGCTGATGACTTTTGCATCAAGATATTCGATGGATAACTGGACGTGCGTGTGTTCTGAATCCGCGATTGCCGCCACTATTCCTGCTTCAATCTCCTGATTCCATATGTATCCCGGCCCGTAGGAACTGATGTAGATGATCTGGTCATGCCCACCGGTATCCACTGCGGTGACAGGCAGTATCAGGAAGAGAATAAGGAGGATTCCCACCAGTGTAGGGATCCATGGTTCTGTTCGCATCTACAGATGCATAAGATATTTAACACGGATAAAGGAATGTTATGTTCCATTTATGCAGGGGCATTGTCCGGACAGGGAACTCAGGTGATTACATCTTTAGAATGCGCACCGCAAGGTGGGCGGCGTTGGCACCGTTCCCAATGCCGACACAGGCCACCGGAACACCTCGGGGCATCTGGGCGATTGCGAGGAGTGCGTCCAAGCCGCCGAGGGTGCCTGCTGCAACGGGAACGCCTATGACCGGTTTTTCCGTCAGGGATGCAACGACCCCCGGAAGTGCCGCGGAGAGTCCTGCAATGGTAATAAACACCTTTGCCTCAGAATTCTTTACATATGTAGCCAGTTCCTCCGGGTCCCGGTGGGCTGAGAGAACCTGAAAGTCATAGGTGATACTCTCTTCATCAAGTACAATTGTTGCTTTGCTTACAATTTCTCCATCTGATGCCGAACCGGCGATCACTGCCACGTCTACCATTGCAGGGAATGTATCGAAGTATCTCCATAAAGAGGTTGACCCTCAGCATGTCGGGAGCGGGTGAGGGTAAATTTCTGAGATATTTCAATAGTACTTAAAAAAATATCTCACCATTCATGGGGTTTTTATCCCCCGATAGCTCCCTCCATGGGGTGCGCCCTGTTATTGGTGAGTGAGGTAAATTTCCGTTTCAGGTATTCCCTTGCTACCTTCATATTCTCCTCCTCACCTGGACTACTTACCCATCTTCTCAGCAGTTATTTTGCATAACTTCCATATGGCATTACCGCTAAGATTTATCGCACTGATCAATATGCAAAATGAATCACTTCTTTTAATGCCAGGCCCGGTCCCCATGCCGGAACGTGTACGGTTTGCGATGGCACGACAGGCAATGAACCACCGCGGCGCGGAGTTTGGCCAGGTCGTTGAAGAGACAACCACGATGCTCAAAGAGATCTTCTGTACCAAAAACGATCTTTTAACGATAAGCGGCTCCGGAACGGCCGGTATGGAGGCTGCGATCTCCAACTTCTGTCAGGGCAAAAAGATTGCATGCCTTGTCAACGGAAAGTTTGGTGACCGCCTCTACAAGGTGAGCCAGCGCTATGGTGACCCGGTCGCATTAACATCTGATTGGGGCACTCCTCTACCGCTTGAAGCGCTGGAGAATGCGCTTGAAGAAGGTGCGGAGGCAGTCACCCTCGTGCACAATGAGACCTCTGCTGCCATCCTGAATCCGGCAGAGGAAGTCGGGCGCCTTGCACAGAAGCACGGGGCACTCTTCATTATGGACGGTATCACCTCCATCGGTGCGGATGAGGTATATCCGGACAAATGGGGTGTGGATGTAGCAATCACCGGGTCACAAAAGTGTCTTGCCGCACCGGCAGGACTTGCGGCCGTCTCGGTCTCGCAGAAAGCATGGGATGCACAGTGTGAGAACCCGCCATTCTACCTTGACCTTCCGGCATACAAAAAGAGCGCTGACAAGAACCAGACCCCGTTCACCCCTGCCGTGCCGCTCTATCTCGCCCTGCGTGAAGCGTGTGCCATCGCACTTGAGGAGGGTATGGAAGCCCGGATTGCACGCCACCGGAAGATGGCGGATGCCGTCCGGACAGCGGTGGATGTCTGGGGCCTCTCTCTCTTTGCACAGCCTGATGCTCTGCACTCCTATTCCAACACCGCAACCGCGATCTGCTATCCTGAAGGTATCACCGATGCAGCCATCCGCGGAAAAGTCAAAGACCTTGGCATTGAAGTTTCCGGAGGGCAGGACCACATTAAAGGGAAGATATTCCGCATCGGAACCATGGGCGCCACTGGTGCACCTGAACTTCTTGCCGTCCTTGCAATGGTGCAGGGCGCATTCAACGCGGCAGGATACTCCCTCAAGGGCGACGGAGTCTCTGCCGCCTGCGAGGTGCTTCTTGCATGAAAGTCGGGGTCTGTGACACCACCTTCGCCCGTGTCAACATGGGCGCTGCCGCGGTGGACGAGCTCAGGCGCCACGCGTCTGTTGCAATCGAACGCTACACGGTACCTGGGGTAAAAGACCTCCCCGTTGCTGCAAAGATCCTTATCGAGGAGCGGGGTTGTGACATTGTGATGGCTCTCGGTATGCCCGGCGGCAAGGAGAAGGACCGCCTTTGTGCCCACGAGGCATCACAGGGTCTGATCCAGTGTCAGCTGATGACCAACCATCACATCATTGAGGTATTTGTCCACGAGGACGAGGCAAAAGACGACAAGGAGCTTGCATGGCTTGCCGAACAACGGGCTCGTGAACATGCAGAGAATACAGTGAAGCTGATTCTCCGCCCCGATGCGCTCATAAAAGAGGCGGGCACCGGTCAGCGCCAGGGATTTGAGGATGCAGGTCCCGCCCGCCACTAATATTTTTCACGGAATGTTCGTTTTTCTCAGGTTTCTCTTGTTTTCAGTCTCCCCGTGGCAGCACCACGCGCCTTTTGGATATGGTGTTTATCGGGGATTCGTTTCGGTTCCCGTTTTCCCATTGTCGCGCCCACTTTCGGGAAGCATCACTTTTATGGGATGAGTGCCAATCTGTAATTATCTGAAACGTACGATAGGAGCTGAAGAGAATATGGCTGTTAAACTCGGATTTGTTGTCGCAGAATTCAACCGTGACCTGACCTATATGATGGAAATTGAAGGCGAAGAACATGCAAAGTTCCTCGGTGCCGAAGTCACCGAGAAGTTCTATGTCCCCGGTGCCTATGATATGCCGCTTGCCATCAAGAAGATGCTCGAAGACGGCGATGTCGATGCGGTTGTAACCATTGGTTGTGTTATTGAGGGTGCCACCCAGCACGATGAGATCGTCGTCCAGCATGCAGCCCGGAAAATAATCGATCTCTCTCTGGAGTACAACAAACCGGTCACGCTTGGCATCTCCGGCCCCGGCATGACCCGGCTTGAGGCACACCAGAGAATTGATTACGCCCGTCGTGCTGTTGAGTCGGCAATCAAGCTCGTCCAGCGGTTAGCATGAAAGCACTCTCCCGGAAAGTGGCAGACATCGCACCGTCTGCAACGATAGAGATATCTGACCGGGCAGCACAGATGCGGGCGGCAGGCATCGATGTCATCGGGCTCTCCATCGGGGAGCCGGACTTCCCGACCCCCGCTCACATCACCCGGGCATGCATCAATGCCTTGGAACGTGGAGAGACTCACTATGCCCCTTCCCCCGGTATTCCGGCACTCCGTGAGGCGATTTCCCAGAAGCTGGAGACGGAGAATGATATTCCCTGTACACCGGGGCAGGTCATCGTTGCCTGCGGCGCAAAAGACTCTATCTATGAAGCCATGGAGGCAACCCTCAACCCCGGTGACGAGGTCATAATCATCGACCCCTCGTGGGTCAGTTACGAACCCTGCGTGCAGCTGTCGGGCGGGGTGCCGGTCCATTGCGGGGTCCGTGAGAGCGATTTTCAGGTGGACGACTCCCTCCTTGAGGCAATCACCCCGAATACGAAGATGATCATCTGTAACAGTCCGTCCAACCCGTCGGGTGCCGTAATGAACGATGCCTCCCTCCGGCTGATTGCCGATGCGGCAACCGACAATGACTGCTATGTACTCTCGGATGAAATATACGAGAAGCTCATCTACGGAAAAGACCATGTCTCCATCGGTTCGTTTGACGGCATGGCCGACCGTACCATTACGGTAAATGGGTTTTCCAAGGCATATGCAATGACCGGCTGGCGTATCGGGTATGCAGCGGCCCCTGATCCGGTGGCAAAACAGATGATCAAGGTCCAGCAGCACACGATTAGCCACCCGGCCACCTTTGCGATGCATGGCGCAGTGGCGGCTCTGACCGGTGATCAGCAGTGTGTCGAAGAGATGCGATGTGAGTTTGACGTCCGCCGTCAGTATCTTACCGGTGCCCTGCATGAGATGGGCTATGAGACGGCGCCTGCAGAGGGTGCCTTCTACGCCTACGTAAAGACTGGCGGAGATGATATGGCAGTGTCTGCACGATGGCTCGCGGACGCCCATGTGGCAGTCACCCCGGGAACGGCCTTCGGCACCCCCGGATGGGTTCGCCTCTCCTACGCAGCATCTCTGGACCGCCTGAAAGAGGCGATGCACCGCATCGCTGTTCTTCCGGAAAAATAACCTTTTTTAGTATCTGCAATGACTCCTGACCCGCACCGCGTCCTTTTTGTCTGCACGTATAATTCAGTCCGTTCACCGATGGCTGCGGCAATCCTGAATGCAGTGGCATCGGAAAGATATGTGGCAGAGAGTGCCGGTCTCTTCCCGTCCCCGGTGGATCCCGGGGTGGTGTCTGTGATGCGCGAGAGGGGAATTGACCTGTCGTCCCATTGCCCGCGTTCTCTCGGTGACTGTTCATCATCTGCCTATGGCACCATCATTGTTCTTTCACCAGCGGTGCGGGAGTATGCGTATTCCCTCCCTCCTGCGGGCAGGCTCATCTCCCTGGATATTCCGGTCCCCGGTGCAAAAGGGGCGGACGGGCTGGACGGACTCCGTCAGCTCTGCCGGGTGCTCGCGGATGCTATTGGGGATTGCTTCCCGGATGCAGGCGTTGTTTTCTGATCATGCGTCTGGGTGGTGATTTATCTGAATCTGAGGTGATCAGGATTACTGAGAAAGCCTTATTGGATACTGGTTCAGAATCATTCTGATTATCTGTGAATTACCGGCGTGTACGTAATACTCTCATACTGACCTTTTTCATGAACCTCTTTGTATCCCTTGCAAAGGGGATTGTCGGAGCCCTTGCCGGCTCCGTGAGTATGGTTGCCGATGCATTTCACTCCCTCTTTGATTCGGTATCAAACATTGTGGGACTCATCAGTATTCAGATCGCCGATACTCCCCCGGATCTCCGGCACCAGTATGGGCACGGGAAGTTTGAGACCATCGGTACGATGGTGGTCGGCTCCCTGCTTCTGATCACCGGGTTTGTTGTTGGATACGAGGGTTTTGGACGGTTCTTTTCCGGAACTGTTCCTGAAATAACTCCGGTCACCGTTGCAGTGATGCTCGTAACCATCTGTGTGAATATCACTATTTCCCTCTATGAGCGCCGAATCGGTAAAGAAGAGAACAGTTCTTTTCTTCTGGCCGATTCGCAGCATACGGCAAGTGATATCTTTGTATCGCTCTCTGTACTCGGCGGTTTTGTCTTCATCTGGCTGGGGTATCCGGTGGCAGATGCCATCATCGCACTCGGGATTGCCGTTCTTATCATAAAGATGGGGGCTGAGATCCTCTATAATGCGGTGCAGGTGCTCACAGATGCATCAGCCCCGGTTGATTATGACATGATTACGAGGATCATTGAGACAACGGAAGGTGTCCGCAGCTACCATGATTTCCGCTGCCGGGGAAAACCCGGTGAGATTTTCTGCGATCTGCATGTGGTGGTCGATCCGGATATTACCGTCCGTGAGGGCCATCTCATCGGCAACCGGGTACGTGACCGTCTCAAAGGGGAAGTGGGGGGTGTGGTGGATGTAATTGTACATATCGACCCGTACTATGGCGGTGCAATATCGCTGGCTGCAGAGAAGGATACTGATAAGGATACCGTATATGCAAAATAATGTGAGACACAGCCATGAAACAGGACATTCTTTTCGTCTGTAATCATAATGCAGGCAGGTCACAGATGGCGGAGGCATATATGAATACCCGCTACGGGGAGCGGTATGCTGCATTTTCGGCAGGCAACTATCCCTCTGCATCAATGAGTGAATACACCATCCGGGTGATGGAGGAGGCAGGTATTGTGATGACGGGGCATTCACCAAAACCACTTACATCGTTTATGGGCCGGCAGTTCGACACGATTGCCCGTCTCTGTGACTGCTCGGGCACCTGCCCGGTTCTGCCACCTGCCCGCCGGGTGATTGACCACCCCTTCCCCGATCCGTCAGAGTTCGTTGGAAGTGATGGTGATATCATGGCGGGATTTCGACATGTCCGTGACCTTGTCTTTGCCTGGGTTGACGAAATCTTTGGTGTAGCAGCAGGTGTCAGGATTACCTGGCAGCGCCCGGAAGGGCCCATGCCGCCTGCGATTCTCTGTTCCGATACCGGACGACAGCTGCAGGATGTTATCCATGACATCTGTCTACAGCTCACAAATAGGGGTATTCCCTGCACCATTGCAGAAGAGGATGGCCCCCTGCAGTTGTCCTTTAACGGTGTCCCCTTTGAGGAGATCGTCCCCATATATATACCGAAGTCCTGCTCGATGTGCGGGTCCTGTGATGGCTCCGAGGGGGAATGCGCCGGCGGGAGGCGGTATGAGGGTATCCCGGAGTCTGTGGTGCGGCTTGCTGGCATGCGTGCGGCGGGCCTGAAATAACCTTTCTTCAAATTATTTATATCCCTGTTTTTCTGTAATCTATGCCCTTATTGCGATGATTTTCCGCTTCTCCCGGTAGGATATCGTCAGTATCTGTTCCTTATCCAAATGCCCGCGACAGCGAAATGCAGGAAATAGATATATGTGAGAAATAACACACACTGTGTTAGAATAATGTAACATTGTGTGGGGTATATCTCATATGCTGGAAAAGAAATCAATGAAACAGATGTGGTGGGGCATTATATTTGGCCTCCTGTTTATTGTGGCTGCCGTTGCAGCCTGGCTAATCTCCGGAGGTACGGCAGACACGATGGGCCTTACTGTTCTGGTGGTCCTCGGAATACTGATGATTATTCTGACAGTGGTGAAAATAAAAGCAGACCGCCGGTATTTCCTCGTCATGGCAGTGATCGGCGTTGTGATGGTTGTGACAGGTACGCTTGGTATGCTCACCGGCGCCATCCCTGCTGAAGGGGGATCTCTCATATCCGGGGGGCTTGTCATGATACTCTGCGGCGGCCTCTGGCTTGCACGCCATAAAGAAGAAAAGATTGTTGACGAACGCTCACAGAAGATCGGTACCTATGGGACCGCTTTATCATGGTATATCATCTTTATGGCCGTGGTGATCCTGTACTGGCTTGATATGCTTGGCGTTCTTGAAGTACAGGCATCCACCATCCTTGGTGGTCTGATGTTTCTGATGATAGGCTCCGCCCTCTTCTTCCAGTGGTATTTCAACCGGCAGGGGGACGTCTACTGACGGACACTCAGAGGGTGGTATAAATTCAGACACGCATGAAGGAGTTTCGGGCGCGTATGGGCATGACACAGGCAGCTCTCGCAGAAGCGGTCGGTGTCCGGCGTGAGACGATTGTCTTTCTCGAGAAGGGGAAATACAATCCATCACTCAGGCTTGCCTGGCAGGTGGCCTCTGCCCTTGAGACATCCATTGATGAACTGTTCCTGTTCGGAGATGAAGACAAATGATATGCAAGACAAATGATATGCGCTGCGTGCATGTCGGACGTCATCGTACACAAAGAGGATCTCGTCCTCAGTGTTCTCCTGCTCCTGGTCATCGTATGAGGCGGGTGCTGCCTGCAACGCAGCGTACACGAGAAAATCCCAATGAAGCAGCCTGCGATGATGGCCATGACAACCGGTGCAAAAATGATGAGAAGAATGAATATGCAGATTCCGATGCACGTGAGCACTGCCACCTGTGTTCGGTTTATAGGGGTCATTTTCAACCTGTGAATATATTAGTATGTGAGGATTATCAATGAATATAATGATGAATATTACTGATCTTCTGCTCCGGCCTGCGGCCTTCTTTCCCGGCCGCATAGAGGGGGATAAACCGGACCTGAAGATGCCTCTTGTAATTGTACTGCTCTATGGCATTGTGAGCGCACTCTCTGCTGCGAATGTCTCATCGGTGACGATGGCAATGATGCCTGCAGAGATTGCAGGGATGGGAACCATGATAATTGGCATCGGTGTTGTTTCGGCATTTATCGGTGCTTTAATTTACTGGGTGATCATTGCTGCCGTCTTTCATGGCATATCTGCCCTGCGGGGTGGGAAAGGGGATTTCCAGCGCACCCTTGCGGTGGCCGGATATGGTGCCCTGCCTATGATATTCGGGAGCATCCTCTCCGGGATTATCATCTACTTCACGCTCTCGGATGTGACCATACGCCCGATATCCGATCCGATGCAGGTCAGCGCTGCCGTAACTGAACTCATGTCCACTCCCTCTATGCAGATAGCAGGAGTCGTATCGCTCCTTTTCGTCCTCTGGAGTGCAAATATCTGGGTATTCGGGATGCAGGAGGCACGAAACCTCTCCGGAAAAGATGCCCTGATAACAGTTGGTATTCCGGTTCTGATTTACTGTCTGATGACCATCCTTCCGCTTATTTGGTGATATAAATGACATATAATAATCTGATCGCTGCTCTTGTAATTATGCTGGCTCTCTGTGCTGTTCCGTCAATGGCAGCGGATCCCTCAACAACAGTTGAAGGCCAGCTTGGTGTCACCGATGTGGCCATAGACCCCGGCGTGTTCATGTACGGTGACAGCGGGACGGTCAAGGTCACCGTGACAAATACCGGCACAACATCGGTGGCAATAGCACGCGCAAAACTCTATTCCAATGAATTGGATGTCATGGGGGACGAGAATTATGGCTCCGTCGGTTCCATCGGGCCGGGCAACAGCCTGCAGTTCACTTTTACGGTAACCG
Above is a window of Methanogenium organophilum DNA encoding:
- a CDS encoding cation diffusion facilitator family transporter, whose protein sequence is MNYRRVRNTLILTFFMNLFVSLAKGIVGALAGSVSMVADAFHSLFDSVSNIVGLISIQIADTPPDLRHQYGHGKFETIGTMVVGSLLLITGFVVGYEGFGRFFSGTVPEITPVTVAVMLVTICVNITISLYERRIGKEENSSFLLADSQHTASDIFVSLSVLGGFVFIWLGYPVADAIIALGIAVLIIKMGAEILYNAVQVLTDASAPVDYDMITRIIETTEGVRSYHDFRCRGKPGEIFCDLHVVVDPDITVREGHLIGNRVRDRLKGEVGGVVDVIVHIDPYYGGAISLAAEKDTDKDTVYAK
- the ribH gene encoding 6,7-dimethyl-8-ribityllumazine synthase, with amino-acid sequence MAVKLGFVVAEFNRDLTYMMEIEGEEHAKFLGAEVTEKFYVPGAYDMPLAIKKMLEDGDVDAVVTIGCVIEGATQHDEIVVQHAARKIIDLSLEYNKPVTLGISGPGMTRLEAHQRIDYARRAVESAIKLVQRLA
- a CDS encoding YIP1 family protein; the encoded protein is MMNITDLLLRPAAFFPGRIEGDKPDLKMPLVIVLLYGIVSALSAANVSSVTMAMMPAEIAGMGTMIIGIGVVSAFIGALIYWVIIAAVFHGISALRGGKGDFQRTLAVAGYGALPMIFGSILSGIIIYFTLSDVTIRPISDPMQVSAAVTELMSTPSMQIAGVVSLLFVLWSANIWVFGMQEARNLSGKDALITVGIPVLIYCLMTILPLIW
- a CDS encoding 5-(carboxyamino)imidazole ribonucleotide mutase, whose protein sequence is MVDVAVIAGSASDGEIVSKATIVLDEESITYDFQVLSAHRDPEELATYVKNSEAKVFITIAGLSAALPGVVASLTEKPVIGVPVAAGTLGGLDALLAIAQMPRGVPVACVGIGNGANAAHLAVRILKM
- a CDS encoding arsenate reductase/protein-tyrosine-phosphatase family protein, producing MKQDILFVCNHNAGRSQMAEAYMNTRYGERYAAFSAGNYPSASMSEYTIRVMEEAGIVMTGHSPKPLTSFMGRQFDTIARLCDCSGTCPVLPPARRVIDHPFPDPSEFVGSDGDIMAGFRHVRDLVFAWVDEIFGVAAGVRITWQRPEGPMPPAILCSDTGRQLQDVIHDICLQLTNRGIPCTIAEEDGPLQLSFNGVPFEEIVPIYIPKSCSMCGSCDGSEGECAGGRRYEGIPESVVRLAGMRAAGLK
- the ribC gene encoding riboflavin synthase, which codes for MKVGVCDTTFARVNMGAAAVDELRRHASVAIERYTVPGVKDLPVAAKILIEERGCDIVMALGMPGGKEKDRLCAHEASQGLIQCQLMTNHHIIEVFVHEDEAKDDKELAWLAEQRAREHAENTVKLILRPDALIKEAGTGQRQGFEDAGPARH
- a CDS encoding arsenate-mycothiol transferase ArsC, coding for MTPDPHRVLFVCTYNSVRSPMAAAILNAVASERYVAESAGLFPSPVDPGVVSVMRERGIDLSSHCPRSLGDCSSSAYGTIIVLSPAVREYAYSLPPAGRLISLDIPVPGAKGADGLDGLRQLCRVLADAIGDCFPDAGVVF
- a CDS encoding helix-turn-helix transcriptional regulator; amino-acid sequence: MQTRMKEFRARMGMTQAALAEAVGVRRETIVFLEKGKYNPSLRLAWQVASALETSIDELFLFGDEDK
- a CDS encoding pyridoxal-phosphate-dependent aminotransferase family protein, translating into MQNESLLLMPGPVPMPERVRFAMARQAMNHRGAEFGQVVEETTTMLKEIFCTKNDLLTISGSGTAGMEAAISNFCQGKKIACLVNGKFGDRLYKVSQRYGDPVALTSDWGTPLPLEALENALEEGAEAVTLVHNETSAAILNPAEEVGRLAQKHGALFIMDGITSIGADEVYPDKWGVDVAITGSQKCLAAPAGLAAVSVSQKAWDAQCENPPFYLDLPAYKKSADKNQTPFTPAVPLYLALREACAIALEEGMEARIARHRKMADAVRTAVDVWGLSLFAQPDALHSYSNTATAICYPEGITDAAIRGKVKDLGIEVSGGQDHIKGKIFRIGTMGATGAPELLAVLAMVQGAFNAAGYSLKGDGVSAACEVLLA
- a CDS encoding pyridoxal phosphate-dependent aminotransferase, whose translation is MKALSRKVADIAPSATIEISDRAAQMRAAGIDVIGLSIGEPDFPTPAHITRACINALERGETHYAPSPGIPALREAISQKLETENDIPCTPGQVIVACGAKDSIYEAMEATLNPGDEVIIIDPSWVSYEPCVQLSGGVPVHCGVRESDFQVDDSLLEAITPNTKMIICNSPSNPSGAVMNDASLRLIADAATDNDCYVLSDEIYEKLIYGKDHVSIGSFDGMADRTITVNGFSKAYAMTGWRIGYAAAPDPVAKQMIKVQQHTISHPATFAMHGAVAALTGDQQCVEEMRCEFDVRRQYLTGALHEMGYETAPAEGAFYAYVKTGGDDMAVSARWLADAHVAVTPGTAFGTPGWVRLSYAASLDRLKEAMHRIAVLPEK